The following is a genomic window from Arvicanthis niloticus isolate mArvNil1 chromosome 10, mArvNil1.pat.X, whole genome shotgun sequence.
TTCTTGGATGATGGTTGAAGCGTTGTGAAAATGTTCAGCTTCCCCATGTATGCAGGCACCTTCTCCTTCACAATCAATACTGAACTAGTCGCTCAGAGCTGTAGAAAGTCCAGACCAAATCGGGGTGGGTAGATGGAAGCTCTTCAAAGTACCAGTTTCCTGGGGcaggtgatttttctttttaaataagaaaagtgagtattttgttgttgttgttattattttttcatcCAGCCATTGTAACAAGGTGATTTGAAATCTGCACCTGTCTTGAGatagtatttatttacttatttatttagcctTTTTACCAGATCAATATGTTACTTTGCCTATTTTATTCTTAGATTTACTAAGTGTTCTAAAGGAAGCAaattcaaaggaaagaaataagcaGTTTTGTGTATATTTCAAAGCCCTGGCTGAGGTTTGACAGAAAGAATCCTTGGAAATTCAGAGGACTAGAGTTTCCCAGGCCCTCTCTGCTGACAGATGGGTTTTGTTCAGAGGGTCTGTCTTTGGGGGCAGCTGAGTTATGTACTGTCAAGGGATACTTGGGCTAACCCTGGGCTCATGGGCATTTCTGCTTGCTCTGGATCCTTAATTAGTGAACTACTTACCATCTACCCTAGGCAGGAAGCAGTGACTATGTTTTTACTTCCTGGTAGTTCCCTAGCAAATTGGATTCAGAGTGAGAAGAAGTACTTGTAAAATgcacaattaaaatatatacatatatatatatgtgtgtgtatatatatatatatatatatatatatatatatatatatattatgtgggGAGGGatgtgcacataagtgcaggtgCTGAGGCAGCCAGAAGCTGTCTGATGCCCCACCCCAGCAGTTGGAGTGACAGGCCATTGTCAACCACCTGATGTATGCTGGGAGCAGAACTTATatcttaactgcggagccatctcttcagtgccATCAAATTCTTGCTTTAAGATATCAGCCCCTCTCATAGGACACATCTGCTCTGGATGCTCAGCTTctcagaaaaagacaaagtaaagtCCGAAAGATTCCCCAGGCCTGTTTCCTTGCTTTGTCAGTAAAGAGTCATTGTCTTGTGATTTCAGGTGTTTGTCAGACTGTAGAATTCGCTGTGATCGTGGGAGCCAGAATGTAAGCTTGGGGCATGCAAGTGAGTGCCCATCCTCAGGGTGGGCTGAGTGGTACTGCTTCTGCAGGGCCTGATCATTCCTGGCCAACTACACTGCAGCTCAGTACTACAAAAGCGAAAGGTGTGCCCCTGTCTGTACACGAAATGAGTTTTAGATATTTTGGTGTTTGGGGACAATTTACTTTCCAAAGTGAAGGTGGAAGGGGCTTccaaaagtattttaaaggaaGCACTGATGCTGATATAGATAAAGGTGTGTATACCTTTTGGGACATACAGGTATATATCatctacttcacacacacacacacacacacacacacacaaacacacacattgctTTGTGATTTCAGTTTGTCAGATTTAGAAGTAGCTGCTACTCTATAATCTAGAATGCAAGCATGGGGCAATTAGATGGGTGTTCTGGAGCGTCAGAGCCTCATGCACAAGGAGCAGGGCTGAGTGGTACCTCTTCTCCATCACTACCTGTCCCTAGTTTTACTTCTCCTGAAACTGGATACAAAATCAGcatcataaaaatgtatttgtttaggCAAAGTGAAACAACTTCCATCTGACTTCATTGTTTATAAAACAGCTACTATTTCATCTACTATGGCTATAGCTTATGGTCCCATctagaaacaaaaagacaaaaccaggTTTATGGCCAACATGAGATATTTTCTGGATACAcgagcaacaacaaaaacatcttgAGAATTAACAGGCATCCACAGGTATAAATACTCTGTCGAAAGCATTTAACGCTTTTAACATAGCCAAAGTCCCCTGAGCTTGAAGCAGCAGTAAATTCTTTTGCCGGTGGCAAAAGGAAGCCGCCAAGCACAACACTGAAGATTGGTACGTTTCCCGGCCAGTAAGCAACAGAACCAAGGGGCTGAATATTttatgggtttatttatttatttatttattttcgcTCTCATGCTgtttttctccccttctctttttctctcctgttctcgcCTTCCCAGGACTCATTGTGGTGACACTGGCTGTGTGTTGGATGCCAAATCAGATACGAAGGATCATGGCTGCAGCCAAACCCAAACATGACTGGACCAAGTCGTACTTCAAGGCATACATgatcctccttcccttctccgaCACCTTCTTCTACCTCAGCTCCGTGGTCAACCCTCTCCTCTACAATGTGTCCTCTCAGCAGTTCCGGAAGGTGTTTTGGCAGGTACTCTGCTGCCGGCTGACTCTGCAGCATGCCAACCAGGAGAAACGCCTGCGTGCTCAATTCAGTTCCACCAAGAACAGCACCAGCTCAACCCGCAGCCCCCTCATTTTTCTAGCCTCCCGGCGTAGTAATTCTTCCTCCAGGAGAACTAACAAGGTTTTCTTAAGCACTTTTCAGGCAGAGGCTAAGCCCCTAGAGGCTAAGCCCCAGCCCTTGAGTCCTGAGTCACCACAGACTGGCTCAGAGACCGAACCAGCTGGTTCCACCACAGAACATAGTTTACAGGAGCAGGAAGTGTGAATGTCAAGTTCAGAAGCCTTGAGCAGAAAGTGGCTCTTCCCTCTCACAAAAGCAAAGTTACCTTCACGCAGCATTCCCGAATAGACCGTGACTCCTATTGGGCCAGCATGGAAGCTCAAGGCTTTGGGAAAGGCAGCTGCATATCTCAATGACTTATAAGGGCTGATtcttccaggctagccttggtgATGGTTAACCAGATTGGGACGGGAGGGTCTGGACTTTCTGCTCCATGCTTTTTCTTCAACTACACACAGAAATTCAGAGTGAATTGGTTCAAAGCTTACAAAAGTATTTGTGCACGGCAATCTTGCATTACTTGAAAGGGAACAAAGACTCCCTTGTCTACCCAGAATAAAAGGACACCCGGAAGAGACTCaggaaggtgagagaggaaggacagatgaGGCAGCAGGGGTCGGTATCTCCTTTAGCTTCAGCAGTGTGCCAAGCAGAGGGCTAAGTTGAAGAACAGGACAGTGGTGAGAAGACCAGGCCTGATGGCCGAGGCAGAGCTGCCCCTCTTCTTGGGCCTCGGCCCATTGCAAAGCGGGGTGTTGCAGCAGCTGATACACACGGAGTTCAGTTTCCCAGGGGAACAGAAGGACTGGTACCCAGCTGAGGCGATGAGACAGGCTGCTGACGATGCACACGACTTCCGGTACAGGATCCCTGCAACACAGGCCAGAGAAGTGGGGTTAGCATATGCAATCTGCAATCTAGCCATCTCTTTGTGCCCAAATCCGAGTGTATAGCTTTTCCTTAAGTCCTCCCACAGAAAGGGTTCTTATCCCCTGATCTGGGAGCTGGCTCATGGGGTAAGAAAACTCAGACTTCTTGGAGCCTGGGAGTTCTTTTGGGTGGGCATGAGAAGACAAAGAACCTATGATGAATGTTGTTCCAACAGCAATTTTAGTTGCTGATATCCATGAATAAAGAGCTATTAaaataaagtctctctctctctctctctctctctctctctctctcacacacacacacacaactctctctctgtttctcactgtgtgtgtgtgcatgcgcacaatGTAGGTGTATATGTTAGTATAtgcaatgtatatgtatatatgaatgcagTATCCTCAGACTTCAGAAGAGGGGAGATTGTATTTTTTTGGAATTACaatcacaggtggttgtgagctgccttacaGAGGTGTTGGGAGCTAAACTCAAGTCCTTTGCATCCTTGTAACCATGTCTCCTGCCCCTACACTCAGCTTTTTCTGTATAGATTGTAAGAatcaaagtcaggtcctcatggttTCATGGCAAGCATATTACTGATGGAGCCATGCCTCCAGCCACAATGTCTATTTCAGAATCAGCTCCTACTTTTTAATACTAGACAACAAGATGTTTTTTTCCCTTGGTTGTTGTTCAAACCATCTCATGCCAGCAGCACAGACCACATATCCAGATATTATCTTTGTTATCACCTGATACATGGCCATAGAGAAATGGCTACCAACCAAGTGTTTATTAAATCCCCCAAATCAAATCCCAAAGGGAGTAATTCAAGTGCCTATAATAGGGACCCTGCTTTTAGGGGTTTAAAGGACAAGTAGAGAGGCACTGGCAGGCACTGACAGCATGCTCAGGACAGCCTGTTCTC
Proteins encoded in this region:
- the Lypd1 gene encoding ly6/PLAUR domain-containing protein 1 isoform X2; this translates as MRAPRATPAAPLGGSRRLGGSSATTFCGLFWLPGLALQIQCYQCEEFQLNNDCSSPEFIVNCTVNVQDMCQKEVMEQSAGILYRKSCASSAACLIASAGYQSFCSPGKLNSVCISCCNTPLCNGPRPKKRGSSASAIRPGLLTTVLFFNLALCLAHC
- the Lypd1 gene encoding ly6/PLAUR domain-containing protein 1 isoform X1, which gives rise to MWVLGIAATFCGLFWLPGLALQIQCYQCEEFQLNNDCSSPEFIVNCTVNVQDMCQKEVMEQSAGILYRKSCASSAACLIASAGYQSFCSPGKLNSVCISCCNTPLCNGPRPKKRGSSASAIRPGLLTTVLFFNLALCLAHC